The Stenotrophomonas indicatrix DNA segment ATGAAGGCGTCGATCCAACGCATGCTCGGCTACGCACCACAGGCGATGTACCTGACCCACTACGGTCGTGTCGAACAGGTCGAAAAGCTGGCCGAGGATCTGTTCGAACAGATCGATGCGATGACGGCAATCGGCCGCCAGTGCGACGGCCGTCCCGACCGTCATCGCTGCCTGCTGGCCGCGCTGCAGGCGCTGTACCTGGAACGTGCACAGCAGCATGGCTGCGCACTGGACCAGGCTGCAGTAACCGAGGTGCTGGCGATGGATATCGAGCTCAACGCGCAGGGCCTGGCCTGCTGGCTGGACCGCGCGTCGCGGTAGATCCACGCCACGCGTGAATGACGCCGTGCGCGACCCGCGCCGTCATTGCACTGTCACGTTACACTCTGGCTATTCCCAAGCCTGCCGTGGTACTGCCGTGAACCCGATGCGCGTGTTGCTGCTGTCGTCCTGCCTGTTCGTCGGTGGCCTGGCCCATGCGGCCAATGACCTGCCCGGCGGCGGCATCGATCCGCAGGCGCTGTCGCGTCATGTGCGCGTGCTGGCATCGGACGAATTCGAAGGCCGTGCACCGGCCACCGAAGGCGAAGAACGGACCGTGCAGTACCTGATCGAGCAGTTCCGCAGCTACGGCCTGCAGCCGGGTGGCGTGGACGGCAGCTGGGTGCAGCCGGTGCCGCTGGTGCGCGCGCAGCTTGATGGCCCGGCCAAGGCCAGTCTTGCCCTGAAGGGCGGCAAGCGGGCGCTGGCCAATGGCGTGGACGTGACCCTGCAGAGCCTGCAGCCGCGCAAGCGCGTGCAGATCAAGGAGGCGCCGTTGGTGTTCGTCGGCTACGGCATCGACGCGCCCGAGCGCCACTGGAACGACTACAAGGACGTGGACCTGCACGGCAAGATCGCCGTGATGTTGATCAACGACGCCGATTTTGAAGCCGACGCGCCAGGTGCGTTCGATGGCAAGGCGGTGACCTACTACGGCCGCTGGACCTACAAGTTCGAGGAAGCCGCGCGCCGTGGTGCCGAAGGCGTGCTGATCGTGCACGAGACCGCACCGGCCGCCTACGGCTGGGCTACGGTGAAGAGTTCGGGCACCTCGCCGCTGTTCGATATCGAGCGTGGACAGGCTGAAGCGATGGCCCAGCACACGCCGCTGCGTGGTTGGATGCAACGTGAGCTGGCCGAACAGATCTTCGCCGACGCCGGCCTGGATTTCGATGCCGAGAAGCGCAAGGCGATGAGCGCGGACTTCCGTCCGGTTGCGCTGGACAACGCCAAGCTGAGCGTCGATTTCGCGCTCAAGCGCGAGCAGGTGGTGACCCGCAACGTGGTGGCCAAGCTGCCCGGCGGCGAGCACGCCGATGAGGCGGTGATCTTCTCGGCGCATTGGGATGCCTTCGGCATCGGCCAGGCCGACGCCAAGGGCGACCGCATCCGCCGCGGTGCGATCGACAACGCCACCGGCGTGGCCACCGTGCTGGAACTGGGCCGGGTGTTCGCCGCCGGTCCGCAGCCGCAGCGCACCCTGTACTTCGTCGCCCTGACCGCCGAAGAGA contains these protein-coding regions:
- a CDS encoding M28 family metallopeptidase; its protein translation is MRVLLLSSCLFVGGLAHAANDLPGGGIDPQALSRHVRVLASDEFEGRAPATEGEERTVQYLIEQFRSYGLQPGGVDGSWVQPVPLVRAQLDGPAKASLALKGGKRALANGVDVTLQSLQPRKRVQIKEAPLVFVGYGIDAPERHWNDYKDVDLHGKIAVMLINDADFEADAPGAFDGKAVTYYGRWTYKFEEAARRGAEGVLIVHETAPAAYGWATVKSSGTSPLFDIERGQAEAMAQHTPLRGWMQRELAEQIFADAGLDFDAEKRKAMSADFRPVALDNAKLSVDFALKREQVVTRNVVAKLPGGEHADEAVIFSAHWDAFGIGQADAKGDRIRRGAIDNATGVATVLELGRVFAAGPQPQRTLYFVALTAEEKGLLGASYYAAHPLAPLDKTAAVLNIEMFSPDGATRDIASWGKGRVSLEGDLERVAKARGRSYSPDPNLEAGFFYRADHFAFARLGVPAITIGPGLDKLDGGVDAGRALREKYFADCYHQACDAWTPSWDPAGHAADTLLVYDLGAELANSRRWPQWEKESEFHGAREKSEAARR